From Chryseobacterium salivictor, a single genomic window includes:
- the pheT gene encoding phenylalanine--tRNA ligase subunit beta, with amino-acid sequence MKISNNWLKEYINTDLKSEKIGEYLTDIGLEVEGIDPFESVKGSLEGIVVGKILTCEQHSNADKLKVTTVDVGSGKILNIVCGAPNVAAGQTVPVAVVGTKIYGKDGSSFDIKEAKIRGEVSQGMICAEDEMGLSDDHGGIMILDETKFEVGKNFADYFELTNDLVYEIGLTPNRTDAMAHYGVARDLNAYLSTHQNNANFEKLVSKPLNIEGTTDFQIEVEDSELCPRYIGAVIENVEVKASPDWLKNRLKAIGLSPINNIVDITNYILHGLGQPLHAFDGDKIASKKVKVGVNEKGTKFTTLDGVERTLNGTEIMIKDGENNPMCIAGVFGGQNSGVSENTKTIFLESAYFNPVGVRKGAKFHSLNTDASFRFERGVDPNMTRTALTHAIAMIAEIAGGKMVGELLEHYPAKIEDHYIILRFSKVEQILGTKIHKEKIKEILKSLEITVLNEIQNGLEISVPAYRADVTREIDVIEEILRIYGYNKIDSPQKISFTPVKLSFDDQDALENGWARTLQSNGFNEVMNNSLTSVKDETEAVRLLNPLSGDLAFMRKSLLEGLLENADYNIKRKNQNIKFFELGKIYHKKQTYLERKQLAILVSGRDEAENWLQPKSVTDFYRLKSYVKVLLDSLPVSVEEKYLEDSRFSDAIELTVNGKTVARLGKVAPQLLKDADIEQECFYAEIELEVAQRFRTTENVKFKDIPKFNKTRKDLALLIDKNITYAELYKAARSNPSKYLKNINLFDVYEGKNLPEGKKSYAMSFELLNEEKTLEDKDITEVMNSLIKTFQKEFSAELRS; translated from the coding sequence ATGAAAATCTCAAACAACTGGCTGAAAGAATACATTAACACCGATTTAAAATCCGAAAAGATTGGCGAATACCTGACTGATATTGGTCTGGAAGTGGAGGGAATTGATCCGTTTGAATCTGTGAAAGGCAGTTTGGAGGGAATTGTTGTCGGGAAAATTTTGACTTGTGAGCAACATTCAAATGCTGATAAATTAAAAGTAACGACGGTAGATGTAGGATCCGGAAAAATCTTAAATATCGTTTGCGGTGCGCCCAATGTTGCTGCGGGACAAACCGTTCCTGTCGCCGTAGTTGGAACCAAAATTTACGGAAAAGACGGAAGTTCTTTTGACATTAAAGAAGCAAAAATCCGTGGTGAAGTTTCTCAGGGAATGATCTGCGCTGAAGATGAAATGGGTTTGAGCGATGATCACGGCGGAATCATGATTTTGGATGAAACTAAATTTGAAGTCGGTAAAAATTTCGCAGATTATTTTGAGCTGACCAATGATCTGGTTTATGAAATTGGTTTAACGCCTAACCGAACGGATGCAATGGCGCATTACGGTGTTGCCCGTGATCTAAACGCTTATTTAAGTACTCATCAAAATAATGCTAATTTTGAAAAATTAGTTTCAAAACCTTTAAATATTGAAGGAACGACTGATTTTCAAATTGAAGTTGAAGATTCGGAATTATGTCCAAGATATATCGGTGCGGTAATCGAAAATGTAGAAGTGAAGGCTTCTCCGGATTGGTTGAAAAACCGTTTGAAAGCAATTGGATTAAGTCCGATTAATAATATTGTTGACATCACGAATTATATCCTTCACGGTTTGGGTCAACCGCTTCATGCCTTTGACGGTGATAAAATCGCTAGTAAAAAAGTGAAAGTCGGTGTGAATGAAAAAGGAACAAAATTCACCACTTTAGATGGCGTTGAACGAACCCTGAACGGAACCGAAATCATGATCAAAGACGGCGAAAATAACCCAATGTGTATTGCGGGCGTTTTCGGTGGTCAAAATTCCGGCGTGTCAGAAAATACCAAAACCATCTTTTTAGAAAGTGCTTATTTCAATCCGGTTGGTGTGAGAAAAGGAGCGAAATTTCATAGTTTAAATACCGATGCCTCTTTCCGTTTCGAACGGGGAGTAGATCCCAATATGACCAGAACCGCGCTGACACACGCAATCGCTATGATTGCAGAAATTGCGGGTGGTAAAATGGTGGGCGAACTTTTGGAACATTATCCGGCAAAAATCGAAGACCATTATATTATTCTTCGTTTTTCTAAAGTGGAGCAAATCTTAGGAACGAAAATTCATAAAGAGAAAATCAAAGAGATTTTAAAATCACTCGAAATTACGGTTTTAAATGAAATTCAAAACGGCTTGGAAATTTCTGTTCCTGCTTACAGAGCCGATGTTACCAGAGAAATTGATGTGATTGAGGAAATTTTAAGAATTTACGGATACAACAAAATTGATTCTCCACAAAAGATTTCTTTCACGCCAGTAAAATTAAGTTTTGATGACCAGGATGCTCTGGAAAACGGCTGGGCGAGAACTTTGCAAAGCAACGGCTTCAATGAAGTGATGAACAATTCTTTAACATCGGTGAAAGATGAAACAGAGGCGGTGCGACTTTTAAATCCTTTAAGCGGAGATTTAGCATTTATGAGAAAGTCTTTATTAGAAGGACTTTTGGAAAATGCTGATTATAATATTAAAAGAAAAAATCAGAATATTAAGTTTTTTGAGTTGGGCAAAATCTATCACAAAAAACAAACTTATCTGGAAAGAAAACAACTGGCAATTTTGGTTTCAGGAAGAGACGAAGCAGAAAACTGGTTGCAGCCAAAGTCGGTTACTGATTTTTACCGATTGAAATCGTATGTGAAAGTTCTTTTGGATTCACTTCCGGTTTCGGTCGAAGAAAAATATCTCGAAGATTCCCGTTTTTCGGATGCAATTGAATTAACGGTGAACGGAAAAACCGTTGCCAGATTAGGAAAAGTTGCTCCTCAATTATTGAAAGATGCGGATATTGAACAGGAATGTTTCTATGCGGAAATTGAACTGGAAGTTGCACAGCGTTTCAGAACTACAGAAAATGTGAAATTTAAAGATATTCCAAAATTCAATAAAACGAGAAAAGACCTTGCTTTACTGATTGACAAAAATATTACCTACGCCGAACTCTATAAGGCGGCGAGAAGCAATCCTTCAAAATATTTAAAAAACATTAATTTATTTGATGTTTATGAAGGCAAGAATCTTCCGGAAGGCAAGAAATCTTACGCCATGAGTTTTGAACTTTTAAATGAAGAAAAAACTTTGGAGGACAAAGATATTACTGAAGTAATGAATTCTTTAATCAAAACTTTCCAGAAAGAATTTTCTGCGGAGTTGAGATCTTAA
- a CDS encoding META domain-containing protein, with amino-acid sequence MKAIHFPQKNIFRNIFLAIFTAATVVSCSTMATSKSKVGTPQPNIANTQWTLADNVKGKKPTLVIETAKITGNGGCNSYFGEVMLDRTVGNFSTKNIGSTKMMCDNMSEETNFFSMLGAATKYVVNGSTLELYKGNLLLLKFNKL; translated from the coding sequence ATGAAAGCAATTCACTTTCCACAGAAGAATATTTTTAGAAATATTTTCTTAGCCATTTTTACCGCTGCGACGGTTGTTTCGTGTTCAACCATGGCGACTTCCAAATCAAAAGTTGGAACGCCACAACCCAATATCGCAAATACCCAGTGGACTTTGGCTGATAACGTAAAAGGCAAAAAACCGACTTTGGTGATAGAAACTGCAAAAATTACCGGAAACGGCGGCTGTAACAGTTATTTTGGAGAGGTAATGCTGGACCGGACCGTAGGGAATTTTTCTACAAAAAATATCGGTTCTACCAAAATGATGTGTGACAATATGAGCGAAGAAACCAACTTCTTCAGTATGTTGGGCGCTGCTACGAAATATGTGGTGAACGGATCTACTTTAGAATTGTATAAAGGGAACCTTTTGTTGTTGAAATTTAATAAGTTATAA
- a CDS encoding 3-hydroxybutyryl-CoA dehydrogenase encodes MNKNIVVIGAGTMGNGIAHTFAQTGFKVNLVDVSQEALDKGLATITKNLDRIISKGNLTEEQKSETLNNISTFTNLADCASNADLIVEAATENLDLKLKIFKQMDELAPANCILATNTSSISITKIASVTNRADKVIGMHFMNPVPIMKLVEIIKGYSTSKETFDTIYEMSKTLGKVPTEVNDYPGFVANRILMPMINEAIETLYNGVAGVEEIDTVMKLGMAHPMGPLQLADFIGLDVCLAILNVMYDGFKNPKYAPNPLLVNMVTAGKLGVKSGEGFYDYSESRKAENVSKMFLK; translated from the coding sequence ATGAATAAGAATATTGTTGTTATCGGAGCCGGAACCATGGGAAACGGAATTGCACATACTTTTGCACAAACCGGTTTTAAGGTAAATTTAGTTGATGTCTCCCAGGAAGCATTAGACAAAGGTTTGGCAACGATCACTAAAAATTTGGACAGAATTATTTCAAAAGGCAACCTTACCGAAGAACAGAAATCTGAAACTTTAAATAATATTTCGACTTTCACGAATTTGGCAGATTGTGCTTCAAACGCGGATTTAATCGTTGAAGCGGCAACAGAAAATCTGGATTTGAAACTGAAAATTTTCAAACAAATGGATGAATTAGCTCCCGCGAACTGTATTCTTGCGACCAATACTTCTTCGATTTCGATTACCAAAATTGCGTCGGTTACCAACCGTGCAGACAAAGTGATCGGTATGCATTTCATGAATCCGGTTCCCATTATGAAATTGGTTGAAATCATCAAAGGCTACTCTACTTCGAAGGAAACTTTTGACACGATTTACGAAATGTCGAAAACTTTAGGAAAAGTTCCGACAGAGGTTAATGATTATCCGGGATTTGTGGCAAACAGAATTTTGATGCCGATGATCAATGAAGCCATTGAAACTTTATACAACGGCGTTGCGGGAGTGGAAGAAATCGATACGGTGATGAAACTGGGAATGGCACATCCGATGGGACCTTTGCAACTGGCAGATTTCATTGGACTGGATGTTTGTTTGGCAATTCTGAATGTGATGTACGACGGTTTCAAAAATCCAAAATATGCCCCGAATCCTCTACTGGTGAATATGGTTACGGCAGGAAAATTAGGAGTGAAATCCGGTGAAGGTTTTTATGATTATTCTGAAAGCAGAAAAGCGGAGAACGTTTCGAAAATGTTTTTGAAATAA
- a CDS encoding M23 family metallopeptidase — translation MERTFFLFFLFIQTFLFSQEKWNIQFYNEVSNREISIFADNNELMPMSAQFTFKLTNLTCTLPNDDIVVIPPQTKKFLIAKLVPIKPNEANSFSYTNSYNFGNARQESFDEDYIYALPFEKGKTQTIFQGYNGKFSHQNEFALDFDLKLGSPILAAREGIVVEVVNNNTRNCPDISCAKFNNRILILHSDGTFADYSHLKYQGAVVKKGGLVKKDQLLGYSGSTGFASGPHLHFVVFINRIDGKRTFIKTKFKTSESEATLLEEGKNYTKNY, via the coding sequence ATGGAAAGAACTTTTTTTTTATTTTTTTTATTTATTCAGACTTTTCTTTTCTCCCAGGAGAAATGGAATATTCAGTTTTACAATGAAGTCAGCAACCGCGAGATTTCCATCTTTGCGGATAATAATGAGCTGATGCCGATGTCTGCACAGTTTACTTTTAAACTGACCAATTTAACATGTACACTGCCAAATGACGACATCGTGGTTATTCCGCCTCAAACCAAAAAATTTCTGATTGCAAAACTGGTTCCCATTAAACCCAATGAAGCCAACTCTTTCTCTTACACCAATTCCTATAACTTTGGAAATGCACGGCAGGAAAGTTTTGATGAGGATTATATCTACGCACTGCCTTTTGAAAAAGGAAAAACACAGACCATCTTTCAGGGTTATAACGGCAAATTTTCACATCAGAATGAATTTGCACTGGATTTCGACTTAAAATTGGGAAGTCCGATTTTGGCTGCCCGGGAAGGAATTGTTGTGGAAGTGGTGAACAACAATACCCGGAATTGTCCTGATATTTCCTGCGCAAAATTCAACAACAGAATTCTCATCCTGCACAGCGACGGCACTTTTGCCGATTATTCTCATTTAAAATATCAGGGAGCAGTCGTGAAAAAAGGCGGTCTTGTAAAAAAAGACCAACTTCTCGGTTACAGCGGAAGTACGGGATTTGCAAGTGGTCCCCATTTACATTTCGTCGTTTTCATTAATCGGATAGACGGAAAAAGAACTTTTATAAAAACAAAATTTAAAACTTCTGAAAGTGAAGCAACGCTTTTAGAAGAAGGAAAAAATTATACTAAAAATTATTAA
- a CDS encoding Gfo/Idh/MocA family protein, with the protein MLKAGLVGAGHLGKIHLKLLNQSEKYELVGFHDADKENGKKLEAEFGYKYFENFDDLLNEIDMLDIVTPTLYHYDYAMKAIENRKHFFIEKPVTQTLKQAEEILYKCREFGIKAQVGHVERYNPAFIGSKDYIKDPMFIEIHRLAEFNPRGTDVSVVLDLMIHDLDILLSIVKSKVKAIHASGVSVVSKSPDICNARIEFENGCVANLTTSRISMKAMRKSRFFQKDAYISVDFLEKKAEVIRMKPAPEHPSDFDMIIENAEGEKNQIIFEYPNIQPNNAILDELESFADAITENKKVEVSLEDGTEALKVALEIVRLIS; encoded by the coding sequence ATGCTTAAAGCAGGTTTAGTTGGCGCAGGCCATTTAGGAAAAATCCATTTAAAATTATTAAATCAATCCGAAAAATACGAATTAGTCGGCTTTCACGATGCGGATAAAGAAAACGGTAAAAAACTGGAAGCCGAATTCGGGTACAAATATTTTGAAAATTTCGACGATTTGTTAAATGAAATCGACATGCTCGATATTGTGACTCCCACTCTTTATCACTACGATTATGCGATGAAAGCCATCGAAAACCGTAAACATTTTTTCATTGAAAAACCGGTGACGCAGACTTTAAAACAGGCCGAAGAAATCCTGTACAAATGCCGTGAATTCGGGATTAAAGCGCAGGTTGGTCATGTTGAAAGGTATAATCCGGCATTTATTGGTTCTAAAGATTATATTAAAGATCCAATGTTTATTGAGATTCACCGTTTGGCAGAATTTAATCCCAGAGGAACTGATGTTTCGGTGGTTTTAGATTTAATGATCCACGATTTGGATATTTTATTGTCGATTGTAAAATCAAAAGTGAAAGCCATTCATGCGAGCGGCGTTTCGGTCGTTTCGAAATCTCCGGATATCTGTAATGCCAGAATTGAGTTTGAAAATGGTTGTGTGGCGAATTTGACGACTTCCAGAATTTCGATGAAAGCAATGCGTAAGTCCCGTTTCTTCCAGAAAGACGCTTATATTTCCGTTGACTTTTTAGAGAAAAAAGCAGAAGTAATCCGCATGAAACCGGCGCCGGAACACCCAAGTGATTTCGATATGATAATTGAAAATGCGGAAGGTGAAAAAAATCAGATTATTTTTGAATATCCTAATATTCAGCCTAATAATGCTATTTTAGATGAACTGGAAAGTTTTGCCGATGCCATTACTGAAAATAAAAAGGTAGAAGTTTCTTTGGAAGATGGAACGGAAGCGTTAAAAGTGGCGCTGGAAATTGTGAGGTTGATTTCTTAA
- a CDS encoding protein-L-isoaspartate(D-aspartate) O-methyltransferase, which produces MQDSYVHKGKRKILVDYLRQKMDIADENVLAAINRVPRHLFLESVFEDYAYEDRAFPILAKQTISHPSTVAEQTALLEIEEKDKVLEIGTGCGYQTAVLMAMKAWVYTIERQKDLHDFSQKKFRELHLRPKFQSFGDGFLGLPTFAPFDKILVTCGAEILPTELLHQLKVGGKMVIPLGKTDEQILTRFTKRSEREFEREEFGAYKFVPMLNDTNH; this is translated from the coding sequence ATGCAGGATTCGTACGTACATAAAGGGAAAAGGAAAATTTTGGTGGATTATCTGAGGCAAAAAATGGATATCGCCGACGAGAATGTGTTGGCAGCGATCAACAGAGTGCCGCGCCATCTTTTTTTAGAAAGTGTTTTTGAAGATTATGCCTATGAAGACCGGGCTTTTCCGATTTTAGCAAAACAAACTATTTCGCATCCATCAACCGTTGCTGAGCAAACCGCTCTTCTGGAGATTGAAGAAAAGGATAAAGTGCTGGAAATCGGTACAGGATGTGGTTATCAAACAGCGGTTTTAATGGCGATGAAGGCTTGGGTCTACACCATTGAAAGACAAAAGGATCTGCATGATTTTTCGCAGAAAAAATTTAGAGAACTGCATCTCCGTCCGAAATTTCAAAGTTTTGGTGATGGTTTTCTGGGACTTCCGACTTTTGCTCCTTTTGATAAAATATTGGTCACCTGCGGCGCCGAAATTTTACCCACAGAATTACTTCATCAGTTAAAAGTGGGCGGAAAAATGGTCATCCCTTTAGGAAAAACCGATGAGCAAATCCTGACACGGTTTACCAAAAGATCAGAAAGAGAATTTGAACGGGAAGAATTTGGTGCTTATAAATTTGTACCGATGTTGAATGATACGAATCACTAA
- a CDS encoding PH domain-containing protein: MNTEKLVFKTKIGKNYLGLYIAMLLVILIMTIFVYNAAHDPSMFSFMAGIWIVALLFMVSTFFLLKIKIEDEFIKVDLLYPIYKVDIRTITTVTTGKTMWFGLHKHGTAAKGLIISSRLKNDLYITPEKQNLFLQKILEINPEIIIEKAEG, translated from the coding sequence ATGAATACAGAAAAATTGGTTTTTAAAACTAAAATCGGTAAAAATTATCTAGGTTTATATATTGCAATGTTATTGGTTATTTTAATAATGACCATTTTTGTTTACAATGCAGCTCATGATCCTTCGATGTTCAGCTTTATGGCAGGAATCTGGATCGTGGCTTTATTATTTATGGTATCAACTTTTTTCCTTTTGAAAATCAAAATAGAAGATGAATTTATAAAAGTCGATCTTTTATATCCCATTTATAAAGTGGATATTCGAACGATCACGACGGTCACCACGGGGAAAACAATGTGGTTTGGTTTGCATAAACACGGCACGGCTGCAAAAGGTCTAATTATTTCCTCCAGATTAAAAAACGACCTTTATATTACACCAGAAAAGCAGAATCTGTTTTTACAAAAGATTTTGGAAATCAATCCGGAAATAATTATAGAAAAAGCTGAAGGTTAA
- the ccsA gene encoding cytochrome c biogenesis protein CcsA produces MKKIQNILISTRTMAVLLLVYAASMGYATFLENDYGTPTAKALIYEAKWFELVMLLLMLNFVGNISRYRLWRREKWPVLVFHLSFILIFLGGAVTRYISFEGIMHIREGETSNEIITDKNFFKIQIEEKGDILNYQDVPYLMSPLHKNLKASYDYHGKKVSVKALDFIQRKKDSLVVDPAGTEYLHLVSTGQSGRENIYIKPGDSKLVNGTLVSFNRAIEGAVEFNNTNGTLLIKTPVESEYMTMATQAKGTTKKDEYEPLVLRSLYTVNDLKLVVPEGLMKGKLIAYEGDRKKDKDVSDNLKVEVQGPKSKVIVDLPVEKGNPNAFKQISVDGMNIILGFGPKVYTTPFSLKLEKFVMETYPGSSSPSAYESHVQIIDQGKQTPYKIYMNHVLNHSGYRFFQASFDPDRKGTVLSVNHDFWGTLITYIGYFFLFGGMFVIFFWKGTHFWKLNQMLKNVSKKKAATLLLILLTLNFNAQKIETHGNTDGSGQQVHSADDGHGHGAADLLTTEPAPQKPKGARMLKSPKPITADEIIAKNRISKEHAEKFGYLLVQNYEGRIVPMNTQALDVLRKLYKHDTFNGTDGKSLTADQWFLSINTDTASWTMVPIIRVGSKGGEELRKKTKAVYKDHKSLGDQYYTSLMSLFPADETGALHYVLEEDYQEAFRKKPADQTNYDKEVIAVNDRVQAFNEFFSGQFMRIVPVKNDPNNTWHSWLDQNFEPDTASQEVMGPYFAEILAAQKSGDWSKADAELAKLEQYQKTWGKNVVPSESKINLEVLMNKANINFYLLMFYSVIGGLLLLLGFIELFKPNKIVNKIIKGLILVGLVGYFLQFLGLVGRWYISGHAPWSNGYEAIIFISWVGITAGLLLYRNSNALIPAAGFMVAVIMMGFAHGGSALDPQITPLVPVLKSYWLIIHVAIITSSYGFFGLSMVIAIITLFFYIFSNKKIYKIHHDTTIKELTVVSEMSLTIGLYALTVGTFLGGIWANESWGRYWSWDPKETWAFISVMVYAFVLHMRLVPGLRGRWAFHVASLFAISTIVMTYFGVNYYLSGLHSYAAGDPVPVPIWVYIGIAFMFTLAIVSYIKFKKLNTK; encoded by the coding sequence ATGAAAAAAATTCAAAACATTCTTATTTCGACCAGAACCATGGCGGTTTTGTTGTTAGTGTACGCCGCTTCAATGGGTTATGCTACTTTTCTGGAAAATGATTACGGAACTCCTACCGCGAAAGCACTGATTTACGAAGCAAAATGGTTTGAACTCGTTATGCTTTTACTGATGTTAAACTTCGTGGGAAATATTTCACGATACCGACTTTGGAGACGGGAAAAATGGCCGGTTTTGGTTTTTCACTTATCATTTATTTTGATATTCCTCGGTGGTGCAGTCACCCGATATATTAGTTTTGAAGGAATTATGCACATCCGTGAAGGTGAAACATCCAACGAAATTATTACCGATAAAAATTTCTTTAAAATTCAAATCGAAGAAAAAGGTGATATTTTGAATTATCAGGATGTTCCTTATCTGATGTCGCCACTTCACAAAAATCTTAAAGCAAGTTATGACTATCACGGGAAAAAGGTTTCGGTAAAAGCGCTTGATTTTATTCAGCGGAAAAAAGACAGTCTGGTTGTTGATCCAGCGGGAACAGAATATCTGCATTTGGTTTCTACAGGACAGTCTGGACGGGAAAATATCTACATCAAACCAGGCGACTCCAAATTGGTGAACGGAACTTTGGTTTCATTCAACAGAGCGATTGAGGGCGCGGTGGAATTTAACAATACCAATGGAACGTTGCTCATTAAAACTCCAGTGGAATCGGAATATATGACCATGGCAACCCAGGCAAAAGGGACGACCAAAAAAGATGAATACGAACCTTTGGTCTTAAGAAGTCTTTATACTGTAAACGATTTGAAACTGGTTGTTCCTGAAGGTTTGATGAAAGGAAAACTTATTGCCTACGAAGGGGACCGTAAAAAAGATAAAGATGTTTCGGATAATTTAAAAGTCGAAGTTCAGGGACCAAAATCAAAAGTAATCGTTGATCTTCCTGTTGAAAAAGGAAATCCAAACGCCTTTAAACAAATCTCAGTGGATGGTATGAATATCATTCTTGGGTTCGGACCGAAAGTATACACCACGCCGTTTTCTTTAAAACTTGAAAAATTTGTGATGGAAACTTATCCTGGAAGTTCGTCGCCGAGTGCTTATGAAAGTCACGTCCAGATCATCGATCAAGGAAAACAAACCCCTTATAAAATTTATATGAACCACGTTCTTAATCATAGTGGATACCGGTTTTTCCAAGCTAGTTTTGACCCCGATAGGAAAGGAACCGTGCTTTCTGTGAACCACGATTTCTGGGGAACGTTAATCACCTATATCGGTTATTTCTTTCTGTTCGGTGGCATGTTTGTCATCTTCTTCTGGAAAGGAACACACTTCTGGAAACTGAACCAAATGTTAAAAAATGTAAGCAAAAAGAAAGCAGCCACGCTGTTATTAATTCTGTTGACTTTAAACTTCAACGCACAAAAAATTGAAACCCATGGTAATACTGATGGTTCTGGTCAGCAAGTTCATTCTGCAGATGACGGTCATGGCCACGGTGCAGCAGATCTGTTAACTACAGAGCCTGCTCCGCAAAAACCGAAGGGCGCCCGAATGTTAAAATCTCCAAAGCCGATTACTGCTGACGAGATTATTGCCAAAAATAGAATTTCAAAAGAGCACGCAGAAAAATTCGGTTATTTATTGGTTCAAAACTACGAAGGCCGTATTGTTCCGATGAATACTCAGGCTTTAGATGTTCTTAGAAAATTATACAAACATGATACATTTAATGGCACAGACGGAAAATCACTGACAGCTGACCAATGGTTTTTGTCCATCAATACCGATACTGCAAGCTGGACGATGGTTCCGATCATTAGAGTTGGTTCTAAAGGTGGAGAAGAACTAAGGAAAAAAACCAAAGCTGTTTATAAAGATCATAAATCATTAGGTGATCAGTATTATACCTCTTTAATGAGTCTTTTCCCGGCAGATGAAACCGGCGCACTGCATTACGTTTTGGAAGAGGATTATCAGGAAGCTTTCCGGAAAAAACCGGCAGATCAGACCAATTATGATAAAGAAGTAATTGCCGTGAATGACCGTGTTCAGGCATTTAACGAGTTCTTCAGCGGACAGTTTATGAGAATTGTACCGGTGAAAAATGACCCGAATAATACCTGGCATTCCTGGTTAGATCAAAATTTCGAACCCGATACCGCATCGCAGGAAGTGATGGGACCTTATTTCGCAGAAATACTTGCCGCTCAAAAATCAGGAGACTGGAGCAAAGCCGATGCAGAATTGGCAAAATTAGAGCAGTATCAAAAAACCTGGGGTAAAAATGTGGTGCCGAGTGAATCAAAAATTAACCTGGAAGTATTGATGAACAAAGCAAACATCAACTTTTATTTATTGATGTTCTACTCAGTAATCGGTGGTTTATTATTACTGTTAGGATTCATCGAATTATTCAAACCGAATAAGATTGTAAATAAAATAATCAAAGGGTTAATTCTTGTTGGATTGGTTGGTTATTTCCTACAATTCTTAGGTTTAGTCGGAAGATGGTATATTTCAGGTCACGCTCCTTGGAGTAACGGTTACGAAGCCATTATCTTCATCTCGTGGGTTGGGATAACAGCTGGATTGTTATTATACCGAAACTCGAACGCCTTAATTCCTGCAGCCGGATTCATGGTAGCGGTAATCATGATGGGCTTTGCACACGGTGGTTCAGCATTGGATCCGCAAATCACACCGTTGGTACCTGTATTGAAATCATACTGGTTAATTATCCACGTGGCGATTATTACTTCCAGTTACGGATTCTTCGGTCTCTCGATGGTTATTGCGATCATCACGTTGTTTTTCTATATTTTCTCCAACAAAAAGATCTATAAAATTCACCATGATACCACGATCAAAGAATTAACGGTCGTTTCAGAAATGTCTTTAACCATAGGATTATACGCCTTAACCGTAGGAACTTTCCTTGGTGGAATTTGGGCAAACGAATCGTGGGGAAGATACTGGAGCTGGGATCCAAAAGAAACCTGGGCCTTCATTTCCGTCATGGTTTATGCCTTCGTTTTACACATGCGATTAGTACCGGGACTGAGAGGAAGATGGGCTTTCCACGTGGCTTCACTGTTCGCAATCAGTACCATTGTAATGACTTATTTCGGTGTAAATTATTACTTAAGCGGATTGCATTCTTACGCAGCGGGAGATCCTGTGCCAGTACCAATTTGGGTATACATCGGCATTGCTTTCATGTTTACTTTGGCCATTGTTTCTTATATAAAATTTAAAAAATTAAATACGAAATAA